In Flavivirga abyssicola, the following are encoded in one genomic region:
- a CDS encoding thiamine phosphate synthase, protein MIVLIAPETDIHNEILILNQLFEAGLEYYHLRKPEKNYQEHCTYLNQIDVKYHNRIVVHYFHELINTYNLKGIHFQEQKRRDHIDNPGQYFKGLNMYGKTISSSFHEPDDLANCEFEFDYHLLSPVFSSISKKGYEGRGFDVNHIDKRIIGMGGVTTDNLNEFNALGFKGVGVLGGIWNNNKPLEVLKKMKNHFEQ, encoded by the coding sequence ATGATTGTATTAATTGCTCCTGAAACCGATATTCATAATGAAATTTTAATTCTAAATCAGCTTTTCGAAGCTGGTTTAGAATACTATCACTTAAGAAAACCTGAAAAAAACTATCAGGAACATTGTACCTATTTAAATCAAATTGATGTTAAATACCACAATCGAATTGTGGTTCATTATTTTCATGAGTTAATTAATACTTACAACCTAAAAGGGATTCATTTTCAAGAGCAAAAAAGAAGAGATCACATAGATAATCCAGGGCAGTACTTTAAAGGATTAAATATGTACGGAAAAACCATTAGTAGTTCGTTTCATGAGCCTGATGATTTAGCTAATTGCGAATTTGAATTTGATTATCATTTGCTTAGTCCAGTTTTCTCTTCAATCTCAAAAAAAGGCTATGAAGGCAGAGGATTTGATGTAAATCATATTGACAAACGCATTATTGGAATGGGTGGCGTTACGACAGATAATCTTAATGAATTTAATGCATTAGGTTTTAAAGGCGTAGGTGTTTTAGGAGGCATTTGGAATAATAACAAACCTCTAGAGGTTTTAAAAAAAATGAAAAATCACTTTGAACAATAA
- the thiC gene encoding phosphomethylpyrimidine synthase ThiC, whose product MKTKDTAPKEGTISRNPFPNSKKIYVQGDIHPNIQVAMREIALSDTKDAMTGKLTPNEPVTVYDTSGPYTDPNKDIDIHKGIDPIRKQWILDRNDVEELNQFTSTYSNERLNDPTLDHMRFSLLKKPLRAKEGQNVTQLHYAKQGIITPEMEYIAIRENQRIDEMTEISKQHKGEHFGASIPSKITAEFVRSEVARGRAVIPSNINHPEAEPMILGRNFLVKINANIGNSAVISSIEEEVEKAVWACRWGADNIMDLSTGENIHETREWIIRNSPVPVGTVPIYQALEKVNGVAEDLTWEIFRDTLIEQAEQGVDYFTIHAGVLLRYVPMTAKRVTGIVSRGGSIMAKWCLAHHKENFLYTHFEDICAILKQYDVAFSLGDGLRPGSVADANDEAQFAELETLGELTKIARKQEVQCFIEGPGHVPMHMIKENMEKQIEVCDEAPFYTLGPLTTDIAPGYDHITSGIGAAMIGWYGCAMLCYVTPKEHLGLPNKDDVRTGVVTYKLAAHAADLAKGHPGSQHRDNALSKARFEFRWEDQFNLGLDPELARAYHDETLPADGAKIAHFCSMCGPKFCSMKISQEVRNFAAENDIIDDEVVQKGMEEKSKEFKEKGSEVYL is encoded by the coding sequence ATGAAAACAAAAGACACAGCTCCAAAAGAAGGAACAATTTCAAGAAATCCGTTTCCTAATTCTAAAAAAATCTATGTACAGGGTGACATCCACCCAAACATACAAGTAGCCATGAGAGAAATTGCTCTTAGCGATACCAAGGATGCGATGACGGGGAAATTAACCCCAAATGAACCAGTAACCGTATATGACACTTCGGGTCCATATACAGATCCAAACAAGGACATTGATATTCATAAAGGCATCGATCCTATTCGTAAACAATGGATCTTAGATCGCAATGATGTAGAGGAATTAAATCAATTTACTTCTACATACAGTAACGAACGCTTAAATGACCCAACATTGGATCATATGCGTTTTTCCTTACTCAAAAAGCCTCTGCGTGCTAAAGAAGGCCAAAATGTGACCCAATTACATTATGCAAAACAGGGTATTATAACTCCAGAAATGGAATACATTGCCATTCGTGAAAATCAGCGAATTGATGAAATGACAGAGATCAGCAAGCAACATAAAGGAGAACACTTTGGTGCTTCAATTCCTTCTAAGATCACAGCTGAATTCGTTCGGTCTGAGGTAGCCAGAGGTCGTGCAGTTATTCCATCAAATATTAATCACCCAGAAGCAGAACCCATGATTTTGGGAAGAAACTTTCTGGTAAAAATCAATGCCAATATTGGTAATTCTGCCGTAATATCTTCCATTGAAGAAGAAGTTGAAAAAGCTGTTTGGGCTTGTAGATGGGGTGCAGATAATATCATGGATTTATCTACAGGTGAAAACATTCATGAAACCCGAGAATGGATTATTAGAAATTCTCCTGTACCTGTTGGAACTGTTCCTATTTATCAAGCTTTAGAAAAGGTAAATGGTGTTGCAGAAGATTTAACATGGGAAATTTTTAGAGATACATTGATAGAGCAAGCAGAACAAGGTGTTGATTATTTCACCATCCATGCAGGTGTATTGTTGAGATATGTCCCTATGACTGCTAAACGTGTTACAGGAATCGTTTCTCGAGGCGGTTCTATTATGGCAAAATGGTGCTTAGCACATCACAAAGAAAATTTCCTTTACACACATTTTGAAGATATCTGTGCCATTTTAAAACAATACGATGTTGCCTTTTCTTTAGGAGACGGGTTACGTCCAGGTTCTGTTGCAGATGCCAATGACGAAGCGCAATTTGCAGAACTGGAAACCTTGGGAGAACTAACCAAAATAGCGCGTAAACAAGAAGTACAATGCTTTATTGAAGGTCCTGGTCACGTGCCAATGCACATGATTAAAGAAAATATGGAGAAACAAATTGAAGTCTGTGATGAAGCGCCATTCTATACATTAGGGCCATTAACGACAGATATTGCTCCTGGTTACGACCATATTACTTCTGGAATTGGTGCTGCCATGATTGGATGGTACGGGTGCGCTATGCTTTGCTATGTAACACCAAAAGAACATCTAGGGCTACCAAACAAAGATGATGTACGTACAGGAGTTGTGACTTATAAATTAGCGGCACATGCTGCCGATTTAGCAAAAGGACATCCAGGATCGCAACATAGGGATAATGCCTTAAGTAAAGCACGATTCGAATTCCGTTGGGAAGATCAGTTTAATTTAGGACTTGATCCAGAGTTAGCGAGAGCATACCACGATGAAACCTTACCTGCTGATGGTGCTAAAATCGCCCATTTCTGTTCTATGTGCGGACCAAAGTTTTGCTCTATGAAAATTTCCCAGGAAGTACGAAATTTTGCAGCAGAAAATGATATCATAGATGATGAAGTCGTGCAAAAAGGTATGGAAGAGAAATCAAAAGAATTTAAAGAAAAAGGAAGCGAAGTCTATTTGTAA
- the thiS gene encoding sulfur carrier protein ThiS: MIKISVNETTIEVEEATTISKLLTKIKSPSEGIAFAINNNIIAKEQWDSYGLSSNDQVLIIQATQGG, encoded by the coding sequence ATGATTAAAATATCGGTAAATGAGACGACAATAGAAGTTGAAGAAGCGACCACTATTTCTAAGCTACTCACTAAAATCAAGTCACCATCAGAAGGTATTGCTTTTGCTATTAATAATAATATTATAGCAAAAGAACAATGGGACTCTTATGGCCTCAGCTCCAATGATCAAGTTTTAATTATTCAAGCAACTCAAGGTGGTTAA
- a CDS encoding RHS repeat domain-containing protein — translation MKKSFVVIFISLFFYKINYSQDIGAPGVQFSATPNVAALAQYVDTPVSYYSGVPNINIPLYTINTAGYQLPINLSYHASGIKVAQEASWVGLGWSLNAGGAITRQIRGRDDFFSGTAPSGNDAKGYFFNYDNYDDPFNDAIECITNAWEFTYGGGLAGSGRMTGVYEPQCHAKHDSEPDLFMFNFGGYSGKFILQSLAYENGDWHKGKGVLLDIESNLKIEFDWSSKTFKVIDPNGIQYEFQEKEKSITTNSTGGDIHSDPSEAPEVINSWLLTKIILVNNEEINFDYVGDDSVEDLVRSSDVEQALIATSSYSNSTSNPIPFNPILYPQQFISYNSVSINVPCASPYIANGNYTHYSRTLHHYRRRLNRIYWKGGEVNFITTSRSDYGLSKKLSRIDIENANEEIVKQYDFNYNYFNDQYLNVSSSEKREYLRLKLEEIQEIKIDSTEVLKLPPYEFKYFEENKLPSKTSNMYDHWGYYNGATINEFRSKIPNLFIEDLHKYKLDQSTSDVFTVMGNNNFFQGAIRDADIDYTVSGTLKSLKYPTGGITNYEYELNDYNSETTFVTNSYKGYIENNVPYAQPFQKFDGITDESGDPPNFYEFEIPEGLSANSFKLKYTISKEMLNEFPINHSYGLSLFKINEMNQEEFVGRFDLYDAYSAYTWFLIGTADEYGHSSEEIIGTTLSSGKYRLRFVIDSIPFQSVVNQRLNGTISYNIVTETRPNAIESSGLRVKKILSPKNTRTFTYTLENNYSSGVSMTELDYYDLYKETTTCPPNAWNISYILKRQSNSNYALTGTINGNAVGYSRVTEDIIDSKSSEKIRTIYSYFNHKEEKTGLGAPKTPVLSNGKLLSVEKYQDGSIKEKTEFEYENVSVNDIEAYTYTSPTPDYYQYKYATDYQIPIEFNPLISERTTFYEQGGKSIEKSSKYYTYSAFDAFDFQQHLNPTLIEDIDVDGKTIKTKLYYPEDIGNLNDVSPSELLTVNALIDDYRINTPIQTEKQIFTGNVSSGIVTNNLSKQRIIYQELTGLIVPKEYKTAVAESDLETDIIYEKYDSSGNILEISSSKAKTHTTYIWDRNKQYPIAKLENTTFQEVADALNITAEALSDFDEDNISSIDDLRIHPDFSNVRITTYTYKKLVGILSVTDPRGYIVTYHYDDFNRLKYVTDHEGNVVTKNEYYYKNQE, via the coding sequence ATGAAAAAAAGTTTTGTTGTTATTTTCATTAGTCTGTTTTTCTATAAAATAAATTACAGTCAAGACATAGGGGCTCCAGGTGTTCAGTTTTCTGCTACTCCTAATGTGGCTGCATTGGCCCAATATGTAGATACGCCGGTAAGCTATTACTCAGGAGTTCCTAATATTAACATTCCCCTATACACTATTAATACAGCAGGATACCAATTACCTATAAACTTAAGCTACCATGCTTCTGGAATTAAAGTTGCTCAAGAAGCTAGTTGGGTAGGTTTGGGTTGGAGTTTAAATGCAGGAGGTGCTATTACTAGGCAAATTAGGGGTAGGGATGATTTTTTTAGTGGAACGGCTCCTTCTGGAAATGATGCTAAAGGCTATTTTTTTAATTACGATAATTATGATGACCCTTTTAATGATGCCATAGAATGTATTACAAATGCATGGGAATTTACATATGGCGGAGGGTTAGCAGGGAGTGGTAGGATGACAGGTGTTTACGAGCCGCAATGCCATGCAAAGCATGATTCTGAGCCTGATTTATTCATGTTTAATTTTGGAGGATACTCAGGAAAATTTATACTACAATCTTTAGCTTATGAAAACGGGGATTGGCATAAAGGCAAAGGTGTTTTGTTAGACATAGAAAGTAATCTAAAAATTGAATTTGACTGGTCATCTAAAACTTTTAAAGTAATAGACCCCAATGGTATTCAATACGAATTTCAGGAAAAAGAAAAATCAATTACTACAAACTCAACAGGAGGGGATATCCATTCGGACCCTAGTGAGGCACCAGAAGTAATTAATTCCTGGCTTTTAACTAAAATTATCTTGGTAAATAATGAAGAGATTAATTTTGATTATGTAGGTGACGATTCAGTAGAGGATTTGGTTCGTTCTTCTGATGTAGAGCAAGCTTTAATAGCTACATCGTCATATAGTAATTCTACTAGTAACCCTATTCCGTTTAACCCAATTTTATATCCTCAACAATTTATTTCTTACAATAGTGTATCTATAAATGTTCCTTGTGCATCCCCATATATAGCTAATGGCAACTATACTCATTATTCTAGAACATTGCACCATTATAGAAGACGTTTAAATAGAATTTATTGGAAAGGAGGAGAAGTTAATTTTATAACAACTTCACGTAGTGATTATGGTTTATCTAAAAAGTTATCAAGGATCGATATTGAAAATGCGAATGAAGAAATTGTAAAACAATATGATTTTAATTATAACTATTTTAATGATCAGTATTTAAATGTCTCATCATCCGAAAAAAGAGAGTATTTAAGATTAAAGCTAGAAGAAATTCAAGAAATAAAAATAGATAGTACAGAAGTATTAAAACTTCCACCATATGAATTCAAATATTTTGAAGAAAACAAGTTACCTAGTAAAACATCAAATATGTATGATCATTGGGGTTACTATAATGGAGCTACTATAAATGAATTTAGATCAAAGATACCTAATCTTTTTATAGAAGATTTACATAAATATAAGTTAGACCAAAGCACTTCTGATGTATTTACTGTCATGGGCAATAATAATTTTTTCCAAGGAGCTATAAGAGATGCTGATATTGATTACACAGTTTCTGGAACTTTAAAATCTTTAAAATATCCAACAGGTGGTATTACAAATTATGAATATGAGTTAAATGATTATAATTCTGAAACGACTTTTGTTACTAACTCATACAAAGGGTATATTGAAAATAATGTACCCTATGCACAACCATTTCAGAAATTTGATGGTATTACAGACGAAAGTGGAGACCCGCCAAATTTTTATGAATTTGAAATACCCGAAGGATTATCTGCAAATTCGTTTAAACTTAAGTATACTATAAGTAAAGAAATGTTAAATGAATTTCCTATAAATCATAGTTACGGATTATCGTTATTTAAAATTAATGAAATGAATCAGGAAGAATTTGTAGGTAGATTTGATTTATATGACGCCTACAGTGCATATACTTGGTTCCTTATTGGTACTGCTGACGAGTATGGGCATTCTTCAGAGGAGATTATTGGTACAACATTAAGCTCTGGAAAATATAGACTTCGTTTTGTAATAGATAGTATTCCATTTCAGTCTGTTGTTAATCAAAGGCTTAATGGAACAATATCCTATAATATTGTAACAGAAACTAGACCAAACGCAATTGAATCTAGTGGCTTACGAGTAAAGAAAATTTTATCTCCTAAAAACACAAGGACTTTTACATATACATTAGAAAATAATTATTCTTCAGGTGTTTCAATGACAGAACTAGATTATTATGATCTCTATAAAGAGACAACCACATGCCCTCCAAATGCTTGGAATATTTCTTATATCTTAAAACGACAATCAAATAGTAATTATGCATTAACAGGAACTATAAATGGTAATGCTGTGGGATATTCTAGAGTAACTGAGGATATTATTGATTCTAAATCAAGTGAAAAAATAAGAACTATTTATTCGTATTTTAATCACAAAGAAGAAAAAACAGGATTAGGTGCGCCTAAGACTCCTGTATTGTCTAATGGTAAATTGTTAAGCGTAGAAAAGTATCAAGATGGCAGCATAAAAGAAAAAACTGAATTTGAATATGAAAATGTTTCAGTAAATGATATTGAAGCATACACATATACTTCTCCAACACCAGATTACTACCAATATAAATACGCAACAGATTACCAAATACCAATTGAATTTAATCCATTAATATCAGAGAGAACAACATTCTATGAGCAAGGTGGAAAATCTATAGAAAAAAGTAGCAAATATTATACATATTCAGCTTTTGATGCTTTTGATTTTCAGCAGCATTTAAATCCTACGTTGATAGAAGACATAGATGTGGATGGTAAAACAATAAAAACCAAGCTTTACTATCCAGAAGATATAGGGAACCTAAATGATGTTTCACCATCAGAGTTATTAACAGTAAATGCACTTATTGACGATTATAGAATCAATACACCTATACAAACAGAAAAGCAAATATTTACTGGCAATGTATCGAGCGGTATAGTAACTAATAATCTATCAAAACAGCGAATAATATACCAGGAATTAACAGGTTTAATCGTACCGAAAGAGTATAAAACGGCTGTTGCAGAAAGTGATTTAGAAACAGATATCATATATGAAAAGTATGATAGTTCGGGAAATATTTTAGAAATATCGAGTTCAAAAGCAAAAACCCATACTACTTATATTTGGGACAGAAATAAGCAATACCCCATAGCTAAACTAGAAAACACAACTTTTCAAGAAGTAGCAGATGCTCTTAATATAACAGCAGAAGCACTCTCCGACTTTGACGAGGATAATATTTCAAGTATTGATGATCTTCGGATACATCCAGATTTCAGCAATGTAAGAATAACAACTTATACCTATAAAAAATTAGTAGGTATTTTATCTGTGACAGATCCCCGCGGATATATAGTCACCTATCATTATGACGATTTTAACAGATTAAAATATGTCACAGATCATGAAGGAAACGTTGTAACAAAAAATGAATATTACTATAAAAACCAAGAATAG
- a CDS encoding DUF6443 domain-containing protein, whose product MMKFYKKSVFILMLFMFCSTLSAQTDNIEIVGQKYVEEGIEYTYTFKTDIPEDTNWSWYAFGGAEVTEQLKDSSDVVIGIKVIWSKLDASSSNEQVMEIEAYGTSNSVPIQNYSSNVFYASFKPDPNGIYPVILTDNENYIKTTTYHVDVKPDVNGNINSTNGNVDISYIDGIGRPLQNIAVSAGGEYEDIITPITYDEFGRKIRDYLPYAVSSNLGAIRTNPIQEVHDFYNTSKYENTINPYSNTILENTAQSRVLEQGAPGNDWIVDSKVNYYDVIKNKSIKFLYTLNADHQNIKLFEVSFLNDNKSDPKLEDMGVYGDNELYQTDTKDENWVHGSNSHSTQEFKNERGQVILKRTFNDVDINNDGDVDDANEKAVNHDTYYVYDIYGNLTYVIPPKVNTSDGVSTVELSELCYQYKYDNRNRLIEKKIPGKEWEYIVYDKLDRPILTQDYNLRYNTNLTQRNKWLFTKYDVFGRVVYTGIYTHASLLSQAQMQSHLDAFYDNDSELNIYESKLNIENNNHYYSNQSFPNTNIEVLTVNYYDDYTFTLPPSITKPSFVWETGDVAINVQDLATGSKIKVLDTNQWITSVTVYNKKARPIWLASYNEYLLTTDIVKNKLNFIGNPTKVVSIHKKQNQEDIVITDTYEYDHMQRLINQYQSITDFEPTTNSNVILTEPSSALHLSINSITLNPGFIGTPGFSAKISDPDNLKKELIVVNTYDELGQLESKKVGGVVDNNLSPKLQLGLQTIDYAYNIRGWLKSINDNISTDNTLTLANNDLFGFKINYNTVNHSGTKLYNGNISEIEWQTANTDNSLKWYQYDYDALNRITSATGNTSNYNLNSVAYDKNGNITSLIRHGQTNAGATSFGIMDDLVYSYEISSNKLKKVLDNGNGTYGFKDGSNTTTEYTYDDNGNMLTDANKGISTNITYNHLNLPTQVVLGGGNISYIYDASGAKLEKVVTEGSSMTKTKYAGNYVYEDSGTGDFLKFFNHEEGYIEPILDAGSIVYQYIYQYKDHLGNVRLSYKDSDNNGSVASSEILEENNYYPFGLKHKGYNSNVTSSNIALKRKYNGVELEEALGLNLYEMDVRSYDPAIARFTSIDPVTHYSMSTYTAFDNNPVFWADPSGANAQTTRVQDLNGKWHTLTEGADYTTVYSSDNSDTNDEDDNSEDNSSEEDCCGDGITGLLKGIAQGLIDTSIATNPLYKGIDDLSKLITGEGIIPEIEFTEGERTTYYTGIILFALLEPSPGGEIQLINKGVTGFAKHAINRAINRSVKPAAILDAIKNPLKILPSKTDDLGRESQRIIGAKAEIVINAEGKIISVNPTSTKKAQKLLQQQ is encoded by the coding sequence ATGATGAAATTTTATAAAAAGTCAGTATTTATTCTAATGTTATTTATGTTTTGCAGCACATTAAGCGCACAAACAGATAATATCGAAATTGTTGGTCAAAAGTATGTAGAAGAAGGCATTGAATATACATATACTTTCAAAACAGACATTCCCGAAGATACAAACTGGAGTTGGTATGCATTTGGAGGTGCAGAAGTAACTGAGCAGTTAAAAGATAGCTCTGATGTAGTGATAGGTATTAAAGTAATATGGAGCAAACTTGATGCGTCCTCGAGTAATGAGCAAGTCATGGAAATTGAGGCATATGGAACATCAAATTCTGTCCCAATACAAAATTACTCATCAAATGTATTTTATGCTTCTTTTAAACCAGACCCTAATGGTATTTATCCAGTAATACTTACAGATAATGAAAACTATATAAAAACTACAACTTATCATGTAGATGTTAAACCAGATGTAAATGGAAACATTAATAGTACTAACGGGAATGTAGATATAAGCTATATAGATGGTATAGGCAGACCATTACAAAATATAGCTGTTAGTGCCGGAGGAGAATATGAAGATATCATTACACCAATAACTTATGACGAATTTGGGAGAAAAATAAGAGACTATTTACCTTATGCCGTTTCATCAAATTTAGGAGCCATAAGAACTAACCCAATACAAGAAGTACATGATTTTTACAATACCAGTAAGTATGAAAATACCATTAACCCATATTCTAATACTATACTGGAAAATACTGCACAATCAAGGGTTTTAGAGCAAGGTGCACCAGGAAATGATTGGATAGTAGATAGTAAAGTAAATTATTATGATGTAATTAAGAATAAATCAATAAAATTTCTTTACACACTTAATGCAGATCATCAAAATATTAAATTATTTGAAGTATCCTTTTTGAATGATAACAAAAGTGATCCGAAGTTAGAAGATATGGGCGTTTATGGTGATAACGAACTTTATCAAACTGATACAAAAGATGAAAATTGGGTTCATGGTAGTAATTCTCACAGTACCCAAGAGTTTAAAAATGAACGTGGGCAAGTAATTCTTAAGCGTACTTTTAATGATGTAGACATTAACAATGATGGAGATGTTGATGATGCCAATGAAAAAGCTGTAAACCACGACACTTATTATGTGTACGATATTTATGGTAACTTAACTTACGTAATACCTCCTAAAGTAAATACTTCAGACGGTGTAAGTACGGTAGAATTATCAGAGCTATGCTATCAATATAAATATGATAATAGAAATAGGTTAATAGAAAAGAAAATACCAGGAAAAGAATGGGAATATATCGTTTATGATAAGCTAGATAGACCAATATTAACCCAAGATTATAATTTAAGATACAATACAAACCTAACACAGCGTAATAAATGGTTATTTACAAAATATGATGTGTTTGGTAGAGTTGTTTACACAGGGATATATACTCATGCAAGTTTATTAAGTCAAGCTCAAATGCAAAGTCATTTGGATGCCTTTTACGATAATGATTCTGAATTAAATATTTATGAAAGCAAATTAAATATTGAAAATAATAATCATTACTACAGTAATCAAAGCTTTCCTAATACCAATATAGAGGTACTTACGGTTAATTACTATGATGATTATACGTTTACATTACCTCCATCTATAACAAAACCCTCGTTTGTATGGGAAACAGGAGATGTTGCCATTAACGTACAAGACTTGGCAACGGGTTCTAAAATAAAAGTATTAGATACAAATCAATGGATAACTAGTGTAACTGTATACAATAAAAAAGCAAGACCCATATGGTTAGCTAGTTATAACGAATATTTATTAACGACTGATATTGTAAAAAACAAACTAAACTTTATAGGAAACCCTACAAAGGTGGTGAGTATTCATAAAAAACAAAATCAAGAAGATATTGTGATTACAGATACTTACGAGTACGACCATATGCAGAGGTTAATAAATCAGTACCAAAGTATAACTGATTTTGAGCCTACAACAAATTCAAATGTTATACTTACAGAGCCGTCAAGCGCATTGCATTTATCTATAAATAGTATTACATTAAACCCCGGTTTTATAGGGACACCTGGGTTCAGTGCAAAAATAAGCGATCCTGATAATTTAAAAAAGGAGTTAATTGTTGTTAATACTTATGATGAACTAGGTCAATTGGAAAGCAAAAAAGTAGGAGGCGTTGTAGATAATAATTTATCACCAAAGTTACAACTAGGGTTGCAAACCATTGATTATGCTTATAATATTAGAGGTTGGCTTAAAAGTATTAACGATAACATAAGTACAGATAATACATTAACCTTGGCTAATAACGATTTGTTTGGGTTTAAAATTAATTACAACACTGTAAACCATAGTGGTACTAAACTATATAATGGGAACATTTCGGAAATTGAGTGGCAAACTGCAAATACAGATAATAGTTTAAAGTGGTATCAGTATGATTACGATGCCTTGAATAGAATTACAAGTGCTACGGGAAATACAAGTAATTATAACCTAAACTCCGTAGCCTATGATAAGAATGGGAACATTACCAGTCTTATTAGGCATGGGCAAACAAATGCAGGAGCAACGAGCTTTGGAATCATGGATGATTTGGTTTACAGTTATGAAATTAGTAGTAATAAACTTAAAAAAGTATTGGATAATGGAAATGGTACTTATGGTTTTAAAGATGGTTCTAATACAACTACCGAATACACTTATGATGACAACGGCAACATGCTCACCGATGCCAACAAGGGCATTTCAACGAATATCACGTACAACCACTTAAATTTACCTACCCAGGTTGTTTTGGGCGGTGGAAATATTTCTTATATTTACGATGCCTCTGGTGCAAAACTTGAAAAAGTAGTTACAGAAGGAAGTTCTATGACAAAAACGAAGTATGCTGGAAATTATGTGTATGAAGATTCAGGTACGGGAGATTTTTTAAAATTCTTTAACCATGAGGAAGGGTACATAGAACCTATCCTTGATGCTGGTTCTATAGTATATCAATATATATACCAATACAAAGACCATTTGGGGAATGTTAGATTAAGCTATAAAGATAGTGACAATAATGGTAGTGTAGCTTCTTCTGAAATACTGGAGGAGAACAACTACTATCCCTTTGGATTGAAACATAAGGGCTACAATTCCAACGTAACCTCCAGCAATATTGCGCTAAAGAGAAAGTACAATGGTGTCGAATTGGAGGAAGCTCTGGGGCTGAACCTCTATGAGATGGATGTACGCAGTTATGACCCAGCTATCGCTAGGTTTACTTCTATAGATCCCGTTACACATTACTCGATGAGCACCTATACGGCTTTTGATAACAACCCCGTGTTCTGGGCTGATCCTAGCGGTGCCAATGCCCAAACTACGAGGGTACAAGATTTAAATGGTAAATGGCATACGTTGACGGAAGGTGCAGATTACACTACCGTCTACAGTTCGGACAATAGTGATACTAACGATGAGGATGATAACTCGGAAGACAACAGCAGTGAAGAAGATTGTTGTGGAGATGGGATAACCGGGTTACTAAAGGGAATTGCCCAAGGTTTGATTGATACGAGTATAGCAACTAATCCCCTATATAAGGGCATAGATGATTTAAGCAAACTTATAACAGGAGAAGGGATAATTCCTGAAATAGAATTTACTGAAGGAGAGAGAACTACATATTATACAGGAATTATACTGTTTGCCTTATTAGAGCCTTCACCTGGCGGAGAAATTCAGCTGATAAATAAAGGAGTAACAGGTTTTGCAAAACATGCAATCAATCGGGCTATAAACAGGTCGGTAAAACCAGCGGCCATACTTGATGCAATCAAGAACCCTTTGAAAATTTTACCCTCAAAAACTGATGATTTAGGAAGAGAGAGTCAACGAATTATTGGAGCAAAGGCAGAAATTGTTATAAACGCTGAAGGGAAAATAATATCTGTTAACCCAACTTCGACCAAAAAAGCTCAAAAACTACTACAGCAACAATAA
- a CDS encoding DUF2059 domain-containing protein — MKNVILIITFLFTSINISGQQKRGSKIDELIEITDLDNTISTFVNSILDKHKEANTSISDHCWEKVKSEIDYEPLLDKIRGVYKTNFTEEELTGLFNLYKSGNINEYERQINKIDNQLYIVGNEFGKNTSKIISEKINNCR, encoded by the coding sequence ATGAAAAATGTAATATTAATAATAACATTTTTATTTACAAGTATAAATATATCGGGGCAACAAAAAAGAGGCTCTAAAATAGATGAGCTAATTGAAATTACTGATCTCGATAATACTATATCGACTTTTGTTAACTCTATATTGGATAAGCATAAAGAAGCTAATACAAGCATATCCGATCATTGTTGGGAAAAGGTTAAAAGTGAGATTGATTATGAACCCTTATTAGACAAAATAAGAGGGGTTTACAAAACTAATTTTACCGAAGAGGAATTGACTGGATTGTTTAATTTGTATAAATCGGGTAATATCAATGAATATGAAAGACAAATTAATAAAATTGATAATCAACTTTACATAGTTGGCAATGAGTTTGGTAAAAACACCTCAAAAATAATTAGTGAAAAGATCAATAATTGCAGGTAA